Below is a genomic region from Leptospira bourretii.
TTTCATTATCAGTCACAAAATAGGGAAAAATGGACTCCAAAGATTCCACAGCTGAATCAAATCTTTTTAACAATAAAGAAATTCTGGATTTTTCCCGTAACAAATTGATACGCACGTCATCTTCCAAACTCTCACTTACTAACATTCGTTCAATGGTATGATAGGTTTCTTCTGCATTTCCGGATTCTAATACGGATTGGAGTTCGGAATATAAAAAATGGTCTGGGCTAATGGAGGATAGTGAAGATGCGCCGACTCTTTTGGCAAAACCCCTCCACTCAAGTCTCAGTAAAGTTAAGTCATCAGAAAAACTACCAATCGTTTGGAGATTTTGGACAATTTGTTCTAACTCACCTTGGGATTCACCTACCACTTGTAAAAACTTAGTTTCATCCTCGTTCATCACACGTGTCCCATCAGCTCCACTTTCTAAAATCAAATCATCTCGACCATCCGAACCAATAAAAATGACATCTCCTTGTTCTAATACAAAAACCCTAACCCGAACTTCACCTGCCATCCCTTTGGTTCCTATTTTACGAAGTTCCAACTCGTCTTCGATAAAAGAGGCAACCCCATCCCGATACAAAACAGTCCAAGGATGTTCTGCGTTGAGATAATAAAGTACACCTGTTTCCTCTTCCACAAGTCCAAGGACAACGGAAACAAGCATAGATCCATCAAAGGATTCAAAAATAGTTTGGAGTTCAAAAAAACATTCTTTGATCCATCGTTCTGGAGATTTGGACTGACTTTCTAAAACCACTTGTGTTCGTTTGATAAACGATAAAAAAACAACACCTAACACAAGTGCGCCGCCAGCACCTTGGATGGATTTACCCATCGCATCTCCGTTGATAAACACAAAGTATTTTTTACCGTTAAGAACTATATCATCACAAATGATAAGGTCTCCACCGATCTCTTTGGTTTTTCCTTTGAATTCAAATTCCTTTTTTTGTTTGGTGTACGATTGGATTCCAATCATTGCCGAATGGGATTTTTTGGAATCGTTTAGTGGATCCAGAAGGAGTGATGTTAAAAAATAATCTCCATCTTGTTGGACTTTTAATTCTTGAACACGAGTGAGAGTTTCTTGTAATTCGTTTGTCCTTTCGACTACCTTTCTTTCTAAGTTAGAGTTTAATTCCTCTACTTGTTTGTGGACTCGTAAAAACCGGTTGGCCAAAACAACAGCAATCCCTAAAACGAAAAATAAAAATCCAAACCGAGACAAATTTAAGTTTTGAATCGGAATCATACCGGAAGCACCTAAAATATCCCAAATGGCAGTAAATACCAAAAAAAGAATTCCAACTAACAATCTTTTGGCGTCCTTATTATTCTTAAAAACTGCACGAATGGTGATGTAAAACAAAACAACACTGAATGCTAAAGCAGATCCTTGCCAAACACGTAACAGCATCACAGAGTTTGCCCGGTTGACAAAGATCTGAACCATTGCAAGAACTAGACTAAAAACAAAATATCCTTTAGTGATGAGGCTGATTCGTTTTCGAAAAAAAGTATCAACGAATAACAAAAGCCACGGTGGAGTGAGAAATACCACAAAGTATTCTACTTTTGTGACTGTAAATGGATCTACATCCCAAACATAAATGGCCTGGGACCTGAAATACATATAAACCGATAAAAAAACGGCAAACAATGCAAAGTAAAGATTATACTCTTCATTCTTTCGTTTCCAATAAAACAATGCATGATAAATCCCTACAAAAAAATATAAAAACAAAAGCATAAATGTAATATATTCATCTTCTACTTTTTCAAGAATCGTATAACGATCGATAGATGTAATATAATCATTAAATACTTTGTAAAAATTAAGTTCTTCGCCCGGTTCGGATGCGAGAAGGACTCGGATTTCATTTTTACCGACTTTTAGCAAATTCCGAGAAAGTTTGATAAGAATATTTCGTTTGTATCCACTTCGTATGATATGTCCGTTTTCGATAATCCCACTTTCATCCACAATCCTCCCATTTATGTACACTTTGTACACATTGTTTAAATAAGGGATGTGTAAGGCAAAAAGATCCGCATCCGTTTCTTTAAAATCAATTTCGGACAACAGAAATGGTTTTACCATTGTGATTTGTTGTAACTCACCATCAGGAAATTCCAATTGGGATTTGATGGAAACAAGAGGTAAGGTTTCCAATGGAATCCAAGAAACTCCGATGGGAGTTTCAAACTCCCACCAACCCTTTTTGACATTCCAATTTTTTGTCAGATCAATTGGCAAAGCAAAGAGGGAAAAAGGAAATAGGAGAAAAAGAAAAACGTATAATCTTAAATAAAATTTCATATAATAAAGGTTTGAAACTCTAAAGATACACCATAGGTTTCTTCAAATAGATCTTTTTTTTCTGTTACGGACCAAATTTCCAAATTAGGATCTGTTCCTTTTTGGTGGTATAACCTACAAAGAACTTTTCCTCGTTCTACCACTGCATCCAGCCTTTCTATGATGGATTTTTCAGACCGGTCAAGCCCGTCCCCAATGCGAAGGAAGGCTGCTAATTTTTTCACTAGGAGTTGGTCATCGGGTCTCAAGGCCTTGAACTCCTCATGTTTTCCTTTGGGCCCACCCTTTCTATGGTAACGAGCAATGAGAGCGATGATTTCAATTTCCGAGTTAGAAAAACCTACCATTGCCTCTGAGTTTCGAATGATATAATAACTATGTTTGTGATAGTTGTGGTGAGAAATACAAAGTCCCACTTGGTGCAAATAACAAGCAGTCTCTAAATAGTCTCGTTCTAAATTGCCAAGTCCATGTAAATCCTTTAGGTCGTCGAACATTTGCAAGGTGATATTTACCACGGCTGCCGCATGTTTTTTTCCTGCAGGATAAAGATTCGCAACAGTTTTGATTGCCTTTTCGCGAATATTATCCAAAGGAGGAAGGGAAGAATCTTTATGACGAAACCAAGATTCAATTGTGTCATAAACAATCCCTTCCCTGAGGGCAAACTCACTCACCGTAAAAGAAGGAGCTTTGATCCTTTGTAATACTTCATCCAAAACCAAAACCCCTCCAACAATGATGTCCCCCCTTTTGGCATCAAGGCCCGGAATTTTGAGTCGTTTTTTCAAACTATCAGCATCTAATACTTGTTTGCGGGCTTCCTTAAAAAGATCAATTGGGATTTCTGTTCCGTTCAATCTGTCCCTTTTTTCCATCTTTTTTTCTAAAACCATAGACGCCACAGAGGAGATGGTTCCTGAACTGCCCACTACCATAAAGGGTTTCCAAGTTTCTATCTGAGGTAAAAAGGCAGATAAAACCGATTCAATATGAATCCGACATTTTTGGATGTCTGTGGGACTGATGGGATCTTTCTTTAAATACTTTTCTGTTAACCGGATGGCCCCTAGTTTCAAACTGGTGGAAAAAAGAATCTCTCCTCTTTCCCCCACAAGGAGTTCTGTACTCCCTCCCCCAATGTCAATGAGTAGGATTCGTCTTTCAAAGACGGGAAGGCCTTGCAAGATACCGAGATAAATCAGCCTTGCTTCCTCATTTCCCGATACCACTTGGATTTGGATTCCAGTTTCTTTTTCGACTCGATCGAGAAATACTTGGCGGTTCTCTGCTTCCCTAAGGGCACTGGTGGCTACGGCTCGGATTTCAGCGTGGTAAGAATCGGCTAGGCTACGAAATCGTTTGAGGCAAGCAAGTCCCCGTTCCATTGCATCGTCCTGGATGACCGCATAATCACTGCTACCACTCCCGAGTCTCACCGATTCCTTTTCTTTGGTTAGGTATTCGAGTGTACCATCCGGTCTTAGTTTTACGACAACGATGTGGAAAGAATTTGTGCCCAAATCAATGGCAGCGAGGATCTTTTCCGTGCGAAATGCCTGGTTTGGTTTTCGTAAGATTTGTGAGAAAGGAAGCATTTTGTATCTAACTAGCCTATCGAAAATTTTTACGGTTGAAAGCAAAAACCAGCCGAAAATTATGGGGAACGGGTAGAATTCTATTGTTTTGGTGTGAACCCACCGTAAATTCCCCCTTTCGTACTTCTTTCACCAGGATCTGATATGATATTTGATAACCTCTATGGACTTTTCTCGAACGATATGGGAATCGATTTGGGAACCGCGAACACCCTCGTGCATGTGAAAGGGCAAGGAATTGTCTTATCAGAACCGTCGGTCGTGGCAGTCCAAGCCTCTACTGGTCGAGTCCTTGCAGTAGGACAAGAAGCAAAACGAATGCTAGGAAGAACTCCTGGTGATATCGTTGCCATTCGCCCAATGAAAGACGGGGTGATCGCCGACTTCGAAACTGTAGAAAAGATGATTCGTTACTTCATCGCTAAAGTTCACAACCGCACTACATTTGTAAAACCGCGCATCGTCATCGGAGTTCCTTCTGGAATCACCGAAGTAGAACGACGTGCCGTTCGTGAGTCTGCTGAACAAGCAGGGGCTCGCGAAATCTTCCTTATCGAAGAAGCACTTGCTGCTGCCATTGGTGCCAACATCCCAATCCATGAACCAGCAGGAAACATGATCGTTGATATCGGCGGGGGAACCACAGAAATCGCTGTGATCTCTCTTGGTGGTATGGTAATTGCCGAATCCATCCGCACTGGTGGTGACGAATTTGATGAAGCCATTGTCAAATACCTTCGTAACCAATACAACCTAGTCGTCGGAGAAAGAACTGCCGAGGACATCAAACTCACAATTGGAAATGCCTTCGCAGACAAACGTGTGGATACGATGGAAGTAAAAGGCCGTGACGCCATCTCTGGTCTTCCACGCACTCTCGAACTAGATTCTAACGAAATTCGTAAAGCTCTCAAAGAACCAACAGACGAAATCCTAGACGGAATCAAATCCGTATTGGAAAGAACTCCACCAGAACTTGCCGCCGACATCGTAGAACGAGGAATCGTTCTCACTGGTGGTGGTTGCCTCCTTCGTGGTCTCGAACACTACCTCACCAAAGAAACAGGAGTTCCGGTCTTCCGTGCCGAAAACCCACTGACTTGTGTGGTACTTGGAACAGGACGTTATCTCGACGAACTCAAATACATCAAACCAGGAATCCGATAAACATCGGTTACATGATTAGGTGAAAAAAAGGGTACTTCGGTTCCCTTTTTTTTGGACCTACCTGTTTCGCGTAATGCGTACGGATTTCAAAAAGCTATAGATTCCAGAAATGATTCCATAAAACACTCCACATTTCGGAAAATTTCCTGACTCAAGTTTCTATTTGAAATGAACCGATTCTTTAATCTTTAGTGACCCGTTTTTGCAAAGCCAACAAAGTCTGAAAAGGCATCTCATGAATCATGGGATTGATAAGCCAAGTAGGTATTTCCTGCCTTGGTTCAGAATGAAAAAAATAGACGAACTTAGTTTCAGTTTTGGTTTCAGATGGATGAGGATACAGTGTGATAGATCCTGATGCTTTTTTGAGAGGGAATAATCCCTCTTTTCGGTCAGTCGGCTTACTGATTCCATCGATCGTAACTTTGATTCTTCCATCACGTTCATGTAAAAAAACCATACGATATTCCATGAATTCATTTTGATAGGGCCAAGGAAAATTAGTTTCTAAAAAGACTGTTTGCTCATTTCTCGATTGACGGATCAAAAATGCTGCTTTTGTAAAAGCAAACCAATCTGGATACTGGTCTACTTTTTTCAAAACACTCAAAATGGTATCCAAATTCGTTTTGAGGATTATCGATGCTTGGAAAGAGTGATACTCACTTCCTGCTTCTTTTCTCGATTCAATTTGGATTCCATCGCTATTTTTAATCAGTTTCCAGGAACTGCTTGGTTCAGCATAAATGTTCTTTCCTATCATTAGTATAATAAAGAATAAAAGAACAGAAAAGATTTTCATATGGTTACAATTAAAGAATCTCTTCCTTATTGAACTTCAGAACCATAAAGTAATAGATGAACAATGCGACAAAAATGATATCACCAATGATCACGATAAATACAACTGGATCTGCAAAGCCTGAAAGATAGAACTGCAGTAGTTTCAGAGCAAAGCCAATTTTCCCAATTCCTCCCACGATCACGATTCCTGTATGTTTTACTGGATTGTAAGCTACAATTAAGTATCCAACAAAATAAGTTAACGTAGTACCCCAGGCACCTTGGTATATATCGTGATAAAGTGGATCGACGAGTTCTCTGTGAAAAAAATTTTGAAAGGTAAAGGCCGTGTTAAAATACCCAAAGCAAGCGCCGATCAAATTCCAAATTGCCGCAACAATAAAGATTCCAGTGAGCACTGGGTATTTTTTATAACTAAACTCTTTTACATTCATGTTCATCCGATTAGGTTAGAACAAAATTGAAAGTTAGTCATTTACATAGGTAAAGGAATTGCAAAATTTTAACGATTCGGCACTTTTTTTGCTAATTTCTTTCTGATCCGACTCAATTGTGTAGGACTGATGCCCAAGTAAGTGGCAATATGATATTGTGGAACTAGAGTTTCTATACCAGGAAATTCATCTAACAGAATTAAATATCTGTCTTGTGCTTCTAATAAAGCCATTTCTAATTCTCTTTTTTCGTTTCGTAAGAACAAATATTCCGCCATTCGACGGCGTAGTCTTTCTACTTCTGGATACTTATCCGTAAGTCGATCTAGATCGATCGTTGAAATCTTCCATACGATGCATTTCGTTAGAGCTTGTTGTGGAAGTTTGTTAGGCAAACCTGTGATAATAGATGCAAACGAACCAATGAAATTCGGTGATGCAATAAAAGTTTTGTTGTATTCCCTTCCATCATCATTGGTATAAAAAGCTCGAACGAGACCCTTTTCTAAAAATCCAATTTCGCGAGAAATTTCGCCCTCTTTCACAAAGTAATCAAATTTATCTAATTCAACTTTTCTACTTCTGGATACCAATTCAATCAATACTGCTTCAGGAAGAGGACATAAATTATTGATGAATTGAAATAAATGATTCGGTATATTCAAACAAATTCACCATGAATAACACTATTGATTTGAAATATCTCACCAATATAAATCAGATACATTCGATGCAACTTTATATAAATTGGTTCCTGAAGTAAATGAATTATTGTAAGGTCTATTTTTCTGGGGCGCACATTTCCGGCTATCCGCTCCAATCTTTGCTTACGCAAAGGATTTCCGCTTCTATCCGGGGCGCGTGGATGGAACCTCATTTCAATATTTTAAACATTTCTATGCATGTTTGTTTCGATATATATTGTGAAAGGATTGCCTGAATCGGAATGAGTGAAAAAAATAGCGAATTCTTAAATTATCAAAACCAAACATATAATATACAGTTTGATGGGATGAGACCGATTGGTTGGGCTCAAGCACGAATTGGCATAAAAAAGATAAAGAAAAAGGAAAACCAATGAGGAAGAGAAATTGAGCTTTGCGATTCCTTTAGATCCATTCGCCGAAAATCCGTATCTAATGGACACTTATATTCTCGGGGCAGGGTTTAGTTATTCGTTTGCAGCAGAGTTATTCCCTTTGACAGAAACTTTAGTAAAAAAAGGAATTGAGAAATTTCATCATCCAGAAAGTTACGGGGCACTCAAAGAATTGATCTCCAGAATGTTTTCCGATTCAGAAAATATCAACTTTGAAAACTTAGCGACATTTCTATTAAATGACCCTCTCAAAAATATCACTGGCAACACTTTAAAAAATAGCGAAATCTATCTCGATCTTATTGGACTAGTAGCCAATGTTTTAAAAGTTGAGTCTTCTACCATAAAATGTTCAACTCACTTCCCATTGCTACAACAATGGATATCAAAACTAAATGAGCGCGGAGATTCCATCATTACGTTTAATTATGATTTAATATTGGAACAAGTTTTAGCCGATTTGAAATGGAATCCGCTTACAGGTTATTGTATGGACTTTTATATGCTAGGGCTTGATCGACAAATTCCTTGGGTAGAACCAAAAGCCAATCAACTCAAGTATTTAAAGTTACATGGATCACTAAATTGGCAAATGGAAAAGGATGCATTTTATGATGTATCTGACAAACGGATTTATTTTTCCCCAAAAGATGTAAGCAATTATTGGAACAATCATTTTCAAGGTTATTACAGAGAAAAGTTTTCCTATTACCCATACATCATTCCACCACTCATCGGAAAAAAATACGAAAATAAATCCATCCAAAGACTCTGGCATATTTCTCAGTCACTGTTGGAGAATTCGAAACGAATTTTTATCATCGGCTATAGTCTACCGGAATCAGATGTGATCACAGAATACATGTTACGAGATGCAAACATATCAAATAAAGAAATTAAAATTGTAAGAAAGCTAGGCCAAAACGAATCCAAGGCTGATGTAGAAAATCGATTTAAAGGAATATTCTTTTCCGAGACCAATAACAATAAAATTGAGTTTATGGATATGGATGCGATGGAGTTTATTAAGGAATTGGGGTTTTAAAACTTCTGTAAAAGCCATTGAACTTCTGGAGTTATCTTATCAAAAAAAATTCGAACTATGTCTCATTTTTGCTGTACTTTCAAATTGGGGCATTCTATTATTTGAAATCTAGGGGAAAGACAAAAGATTTTTAGTGCTTGAGAGAAGGCAACTTTGTCAAATAATTACAATATGACCGATATTCTTAAAGATGCAAGTCCTGAGTCTCTAAAGGCAGGGGAACGCTTTATCCAACGGATTAAATCTGGAGTTATCAAAAAGAATACCCTACCTAATCAATCGGAAGATTTTCCATTAGAAAAGGCGTCGGAAAATTACAAAGCTTACCTCGATTCAGATGATTTTGCTCATTTAATCAATAAAAAAAAATAGAACCTACTCCTTCGCATGCCTGAAGCAGACTATGAATATTTAATTGAGAATTTCGGCGAAGAAAAAATACTAAATAGATTTGTTTTTATACGCGATAGAGCAATTGATTTTCTGAATCGTATTTGTAAAGACCATGAAATTAACTTTGATGATTATTTCTTTGTAAGTGACGAACTCATTGAAGAAGCAGTGATAGATTATTTTGCTGATTTAGTTCGCTTAAAAGACTTCCATGATATTGAGAAGGCCCAACCTCAAAAAGTGGCAGCTTACACATCTTATTGGGTCTTTAGAAGAAAACCTATCCAACTGAAAAAACCAATCGAAGACGATTTACTAATTAGTTTTCCAAATATAAAATTCCTCAATGAATCTTTCGCCTACACTTTACTCATCAATCTCGTGTTTGATGAACGAAAAAGAATCAATGACTCAAATCCTAGATATGGAATTTTCAGAGATTTAATCATGTATAATTTTCAATACAGACAACTGAATTCACAAATCTTAGAATTGGTAATTGTCGCTCTAAGTACGAATCCAAATAAAGAATTCCTAAGTGAAAACGATCACCCTATTACAGGAGACTGATTGATTTTTAATATTTAATTCCCCCGCACCAGGGATTGCAGTGGAAATCCTTTTCGCGAAAGCGAAAAAATTGGAACGGAAAGCCCGGTCGCTTAAGAAGGAAAATTCATAGATAATCTAACGATTGCGAGGTGCCCACCTTCAAAAACACCTTAGTAGACAAACGGAAAAGCCAATTACGTATTCGGTTTTGAAGAAGTTGGAATTTTAAATTCAGAACTTAAATGATTTAATCGTAGACGGATTGGTGGACAACCAAATATTAAATAGGCGGACAGAATCGAAAATGACCCAAAGGAGCCAACTTTGAGCGAAAACATATCTAATCAGAAAAACATCCCGACACTTTTCGAATGGGCAGGCGACATGGCGACCTTTGAAATGTTATTTAGTAAATTTTATGAAAAAGTTCTCAAAGACGACTTACTAGGTGATGTGTTTAAAAATATGTCGCCGGAGCATGTACAACACGTAGCACATTTTGTGGCTGAAGTTTTTGGTGGCGAAAAATTGTATACGGACCTGGACAAGGGCAGCCATTCCAATATGATTGGACACCACATTGGAAAAATGCTCACAGAAGAGAAAAGACAACGTTGGGTTCATTTATTATTACAAACAGCCGATGAAGTTGGTTTAAAAAACGACCCGGAATTTCGCTCTGCATTTGTTGGTTATATTGAATGGGGAACACGCCTAGCAGTGATTAATTCCCAACTTACCGAAAATCCAATGGCTACGAGCGAACCAATGCCTAAGTGGGGTTGGGGCGAAACAGGTGGACCTTATAACCCAAATTAAAACTAAAAAGTTTGACTTGGCGAGATTTCACAAACAAACGATTGTTCTACGCAAAGTAAATTATTTAGAGCACTAACATTTCTCACAATGCATAGTGAGAAATGGTTTGTAGATGACGACGTTTCCAGATCACACCATCGACAATGTAATGATGAAAGGTAAATGACATGGCCAAAACAACGGCCATGGGAACCAGTTGGTTTTGGAAGATTCCATCCAATGTAAACCCGATCTCGGGAAGTAGGTAATACATGGGTAAAGCTAGCGCGATCGTGAAGATAAAATACAGGATGGTATGTCCAAGTCCCCTTTGGGAAAGCCAGGACAAAACTTTTGCCTTCTGATCAATTCCAATAACAAATCGTTTCTGGTTATAAATCCAAACATAGAAAATGTATTGAACATTATGCCAAACGTTGACAAGTAACCAACCGGAACACAATTCTTCAATCCAAAGATATCCCAGATAAAAAACAATCAAATGGGAAATCATAAACAAAGTATGACCGAAGGCCAATTCATTGCGGCGAAACGCAGTGAATCGAGTGTAGGCCCAATACAACCAGAGTGTGATCGTGACGATACCAACCACATGTACAACAAACCATGGGACAGGAGGAAGCCAAAATTCTTGAAACAAAAATTCATTCGGCCTCTCTGCAGAGCGATGAAGAAGCCCCCAGATTGGAATCGACCACAAAGTCCATTCAGACAATCGTTCTGAATCCCAACTCATACCACCCGCCTGACGACGGTAAGCTTGTGTGATTCCCCAACTCTGTCGAACGGTATGGAAAAACTGTCCAATAAAGTAAGTAAGGTAAATTCCTTTGAGTCCCCAAGTTTTACCAATGGTCAACAGTAAGAAAAATACAAGTGGTGGCACTATCCAAATGAGTGCTTTGTAATGTTTGCGATCCTCAGTGTGAAACAAAAGCCTGGTGTAAGTAGACCATAGATGTTCATACCCAAAAAGCCAACTATGAATGGTTAACATGGGTATAAAAAGTAAAGGCCAGACCACCGTGACACCCGCCATCGTACAAGCAAGCATGGTGATCCCGAAGATAAAGCCAAAATCGAAGCGGGAAACTTTAGGCAAAACTAAATGCATAGATCCCTTGGTTCCCACTTTTTCCTAATGTTAAGTCACAGCTCCCGGTGGTAACTTTGGTGGAGGTGGAGCCGTGCAGACATTTTTTTCACCATTATTTGTGCACTCATGGTGCTTTTGGCATTCGTCGGAAGATTTACACTCCTCTCCCACTTTCTTTTTGTTTGGATCAAAAGGAATGTAAACTTCTTTTGCCATATCTGCCGGTACAGCAGTATAGACTCTAAAAGTAACTAGCGCAAAAGCAGTAGTGAATATTAAAGTCATTAAGATTTTTTTCATGATTGGCTCTCCTCACTGAAAGACATTCGTGTTTTGTGTTCTTATACAAAATGAACAATATTTTTTATTTCGAAACAATCACTATTTCTATTTCATAAATAGTTAATGAACGAAGTATCCTATTCATAAAATTCATCGATTCCAATTTATATAATAAAATATTTATGGATTATATAAATATTCAACTACATAATTATTACCACCATATCTTGCATAATTCGATTTCCTTGCGAACTCTCTTTCTTGTGGATTGTCCAAACCAAGATTATTACCGACAGGTGTGAAGAAGGAA
It encodes:
- a CDS encoding SIR2 family protein codes for the protein MSFAIPLDPFAENPYLMDTYILGAGFSYSFAAELFPLTETLVKKGIEKFHHPESYGALKELISRMFSDSENINFENLATFLLNDPLKNITGNTLKNSEIYLDLIGLVANVLKVESSTIKCSTHFPLLQQWISKLNERGDSIITFNYDLILEQVLADLKWNPLTGYCMDFYMLGLDRQIPWVEPKANQLKYLKLHGSLNWQMEKDAFYDVSDKRIYFSPKDVSNYWNNHFQGYYREKFSYYPYIIPPLIGKKYENKSIQRLWHISQSLLENSKRIFIIGYSLPESDVITEYMLRDANISNKEIKIVRKLGQNESKADVENRFKGIFFSETNNNKIEFMDMDAMEFIKELGF
- a CDS encoding Crp/Fnr family transcriptional regulator, with the protein product MNIPNHLFQFINNLCPLPEAVLIELVSRSRKVELDKFDYFVKEGEISREIGFLEKGLVRAFYTNDDGREYNKTFIASPNFIGSFASIITGLPNKLPQQALTKCIVWKISTIDLDRLTDKYPEVERLRRRMAEYLFLRNEKRELEMALLEAQDRYLILLDEFPGIETLVPQYHIATYLGISPTQLSRIRKKLAKKVPNR
- a CDS encoding rod shape-determining protein; the protein is MIFDNLYGLFSNDMGIDLGTANTLVHVKGQGIVLSEPSVVAVQASTGRVLAVGQEAKRMLGRTPGDIVAIRPMKDGVIADFETVEKMIRYFIAKVHNRTTFVKPRIVIGVPSGITEVERRAVRESAEQAGAREIFLIEEALAAAIGANIPIHEPAGNMIVDIGGGTTEIAVISLGGMVIAESIRTGGDEFDEAIVKYLRNQYNLVVGERTAEDIKLTIGNAFADKRVDTMEVKGRDAISGLPRTLELDSNEIRKALKEPTDEILDGIKSVLERTPPELAADIVERGIVLTGGGCLLRGLEHYLTKETGVPVFRAENPLTCVVLGTGRYLDELKYIKPGIR
- a CDS encoding Ppx/GppA phosphatase family protein, with the protein product MLPFSQILRKPNQAFRTEKILAAIDLGTNSFHIVVVKLRPDGTLEYLTKEKESVRLGSGSSDYAVIQDDAMERGLACLKRFRSLADSYHAEIRAVATSALREAENRQVFLDRVEKETGIQIQVVSGNEEARLIYLGILQGLPVFERRILLIDIGGGSTELLVGERGEILFSTSLKLGAIRLTEKYLKKDPISPTDIQKCRIHIESVLSAFLPQIETWKPFMVVGSSGTISSVASMVLEKKMEKRDRLNGTEIPIDLFKEARKQVLDADSLKKRLKIPGLDAKRGDIIVGGVLVLDEVLQRIKAPSFTVSEFALREGIVYDTIESWFRHKDSSLPPLDNIREKAIKTVANLYPAGKKHAAAVVNITLQMFDDLKDLHGLGNLERDYLETACYLHQVGLCISHHNYHKHSYYIIRNSEAMVGFSNSEIEIIALIARYHRKGGPKGKHEEFKALRPDDQLLVKKLAAFLRIGDGLDRSEKSIIERLDAVVERGKVLCRLYHQKGTDPNLEIWSVTEKKDLFEETYGVSLEFQTFII
- a CDS encoding group II truncated hemoglobin, whose translation is MSENISNQKNIPTLFEWAGDMATFEMLFSKFYEKVLKDDLLGDVFKNMSPEHVQHVAHFVAEVFGGEKLYTDLDKGSHSNMIGHHIGKMLTEEKRQRWVHLLLQTADEVGLKNDPEFRSAFVGYIEWGTRLAVINSQLTENPMATSEPMPKWGWGETGGPYNPN
- a CDS encoding SpoIIE family protein phosphatase: MKFYLRLYVFLFLLFPFSLFALPIDLTKNWNVKKGWWEFETPIGVSWIPLETLPLVSIKSQLEFPDGELQQITMVKPFLLSEIDFKETDADLFALHIPYLNNVYKVYINGRIVDESGIIENGHIIRSGYKRNILIKLSRNLLKVGKNEIRVLLASEPGEELNFYKVFNDYITSIDRYTILEKVEDEYITFMLLFLYFFVGIYHALFYWKRKNEEYNLYFALFAVFLSVYMYFRSQAIYVWDVDPFTVTKVEYFVVFLTPPWLLLFVDTFFRKRISLITKGYFVFSLVLAMVQIFVNRANSVMLLRVWQGSALAFSVVLFYITIRAVFKNNKDAKRLLVGILFLVFTAIWDILGASGMIPIQNLNLSRFGFLFFVLGIAVVLANRFLRVHKQVEELNSNLERKVVERTNELQETLTRVQELKVQQDGDYFLTSLLLDPLNDSKKSHSAMIGIQSYTKQKKEFEFKGKTKEIGGDLIICDDIVLNGKKYFVFINGDAMGKSIQGAGGALVLGVVFLSFIKRTQVVLESQSKSPERWIKECFFELQTIFESFDGSMLVSVVLGLVEEETGVLYYLNAEHPWTVLYRDGVASFIEDELELRKIGTKGMAGEVRVRVFVLEQGDVIFIGSDGRDDLILESGADGTRVMNEDETKFLQVVGESQGELEQIVQNLQTIGSFSDDLTLLRLEWRGFAKRVGASSLSSISPDHFLYSELQSVLESGNAEETYHTIERMLVSESLEDDVRINLLREKSRISLLLKRFDSAVESLESIFPYFVTDNEILLQLSYAYRKSKNIRKAVEIGERLRARDPKHIRNLINLIECYRLQKNEDRAKKILSKLGSIAPENPQYLKLKETFG